One part of the Halobacteriovorax vibrionivorans genome encodes these proteins:
- a CDS encoding c-type cytochrome, whose translation MKYIYICLLLVFVSSCSSINTDSREYYHGQKMRHGIIPKDTSRSFENIKRVLDANSVVRGKKIYSKNCMSCHGQDGNMIDNVDLSNLSKEVPNFNFYLLVSRSKESMPGWKSPLSKQDIKDLESYLYSL comes from the coding sequence ATGAAGTATATCTATATTTGTTTGTTACTTGTATTTGTAAGTTCATGTTCTAGTATAAACACTGACTCACGTGAGTACTATCATGGACAAAAGATGAGACATGGTATCATTCCAAAAGATACGAGTCGATCTTTCGAGAATATTAAAAGAGTGCTTGATGCAAATTCTGTAGTACGCGGTAAAAAGATTTATTCAAAGAATTGTATGAGTTGTCATGGCCAAGATGGAAATATGATTGATAATGTTGACTTATCTAATCTCTCAAAAGAAGTACCTAATTTTAATTTCTATCTTCTTGTTTCGCGTTCTAAGGAATCAATGCCAGGATGGAAAAGTCCTCTGTCAAAACAAGATATTAAGGATTTAGAGAGCTATCTTTATTCATTATAA
- a CDS encoding transglutaminase-like domain-containing protein → MKIKSFIVSTMLLTTSAVSGRIAINVEGAYLNQDLNQYNTSDLIKTDEFASNSYWRDTVKREAVIKSIVKCLDNKCARFGSMDIQDIYSESVKKFGKKDGDIYFANVVAGLMIGSPEIKRNEILSASKLMMSFEQKIYLAHIMGHIMNNHYDFTRATSGESGIVTEQDIFNAIKSNSRAGICRDIAVVQANILKRLDVEDVYVVAYNSRRVGHATVIAQDPENPDRIVNFNYGETRINNRTGAAGLSQDNYIPEFGINYRIFDSEGNPVDRVPSEMGYILNQAAGLDIEVSSNGVQYDGINMINLDYKTGNISTRAFYATSDSGIEAMGGVFKYENYSKHIDTVLGVGMQTSRKEIQEREFHKESTSAFMGMDVKLKTGKVDIGPVRNLYADIQGNISIDVGHGSATLKDYQTEDMYSDNLNSIKSSLYADTSFLGANWKSIVSVHASIMKADVRDEGKYTVAILGGKIENVIKKQVFEQYGVGIHNIVYIKQNGATTDLKVSVYSQDGKYAFEVGIKKPIAGKVGFWVKGSEPSAYATAKTKILDENFELSVQYIKKKNTESTYNFKGEYKF, encoded by the coding sequence TTGAAGATAAAATCATTTATTGTAAGTACAATGCTATTAACGACGTCTGCTGTCTCTGGGAGAATAGCAATAAATGTAGAAGGCGCTTATCTTAATCAAGATCTAAACCAATACAACACAAGTGACTTAATTAAAACAGACGAATTTGCGTCAAACTCATACTGGCGAGACACTGTTAAAAGAGAAGCAGTCATTAAATCTATTGTTAAATGTTTGGATAATAAATGCGCTCGATTTGGCTCTATGGATATTCAAGATATCTATAGTGAGTCTGTTAAGAAGTTCGGTAAAAAAGACGGTGATATTTATTTTGCTAACGTTGTAGCAGGTCTCATGATTGGCTCACCTGAGATTAAAAGAAATGAAATTCTATCTGCTTCAAAGCTTATGATGAGTTTTGAACAAAAGATCTATCTTGCCCACATCATGGGCCATATAATGAATAACCACTACGACTTCACTCGTGCCACAAGTGGTGAATCTGGAATAGTTACAGAACAAGATATTTTTAATGCCATAAAAAGTAATTCCAGAGCTGGAATCTGTCGTGACATTGCGGTTGTTCAAGCAAATATCTTAAAACGTCTTGATGTAGAAGATGTTTATGTAGTTGCCTATAACTCAAGACGCGTTGGCCATGCCACAGTAATTGCACAAGACCCTGAAAATCCAGATCGTATTGTAAACTTTAATTACGGTGAAACTAGAATTAATAATAGAACAGGAGCAGCAGGCCTTTCTCAAGATAATTATATTCCGGAATTTGGTATCAATTACCGTATTTTCGATAGTGAAGGAAATCCTGTTGATCGAGTCCCTAGTGAAATGGGCTATATTCTAAATCAGGCGGCAGGCCTTGATATCGAAGTTTCATCAAACGGTGTTCAATACGATGGCATCAATATGATCAATCTCGACTATAAAACCGGAAATATTTCCACAAGAGCATTTTACGCAACAAGTGACAGCGGCATCGAAGCAATGGGTGGCGTATTTAAATATGAAAATTACTCAAAGCATATCGACACTGTATTAGGTGTTGGAATGCAGACTTCAAGAAAGGAAATTCAAGAAAGAGAATTCCACAAAGAATCCACAAGCGCTTTTATGGGAATGGACGTAAAGCTTAAAACTGGAAAGGTCGATATTGGCCCTGTAAGAAACCTCTACGCAGACATTCAAGGAAATATAAGCATAGATGTTGGTCACGGAAGTGCCACATTAAAAGATTATCAAACTGAAGATATGTATAGCGACAACTTAAATTCAATTAAGTCATCTCTATACGCTGATACAAGTTTTTTAGGAGCTAATTGGAAAAGTATCGTATCAGTTCATGCCTCGATTATGAAAGCCGACGTAAGAGATGAAGGAAAGTACACTGTCGCCATCCTAGGCGGTAAGATTGAAAACGTTATCAAGAAACAAGTATTTGAACAATATGGTGTAGGTATTCACAATATTGTCTATATCAAGCAAAACGGCGCAACAACAGATCTTAAAGTCTCTGTTTATTCTCAAGATGGCAAGTATGCCTTTGAAGTTGGAATCAAAAAGCCTATCGCTGGAAAAGTTGGTTTTTGGGTAAAAGGAAGCGAGCCTTCGGCCTATGCCACAGCAAAGACTAAGATCTTAGATGAGAATTTTGAACTGAGTGTTCAATACATTAAAAAGAAGAATACAGAGAGCACGTATAACTTTAAAGGCGAATACAAATTTTAA
- a CDS encoding Na/Pi cotransporter family protein: MGDFNIFIAATSSVILFIFGLENFSKEVQKVTGDQFRKFIGKVTNYTSIGVLIGAFVTAVVQSSSATSVIAISLVNAGVLSFKNSVGIIFGSNVGTTITAQLVAFKLTAFGPVFIILSFFLSLIKTKYSVFAKSLFYFGFVFFALHLISSTLVPLQSDERLISFLSKPHNPFLGVLVGMIITAVVQSSSVTTGLAIILTQQGILSVGNAVPILMGANIGTTVTALISIVNMDIAAKKTALSHFLFNFGGVVLFLPIVFIWGDKFKLLADDPAIALANFHLIFNVTTTIIFIIAIDPFIRFVDKVLGEGKMDFERFDLSMFSPDNDFSEIERNLYLNVPKTYDFVQENYNLITLSIETNYKGVFNAAKRRMDYVDYVEDELVSFFSNYIATCTSEEEINSIVRIMSIYEYIFQIHDSVKDLSDLKDSMDKNYIELKSDLIIIIRSLATRTLSFFETMSNPHLDEEQKRELKKEVNEFQFNIIEYNKRILKLMAAPDRRDASVIMHMITYSQRLKDKLVHYHNLISDHAVSSSDINDSLSTH, translated from the coding sequence ATGGGTGATTTCAATATATTCATTGCTGCAACTTCCAGTGTTATCTTATTTATTTTTGGACTAGAAAATTTTTCAAAAGAGGTTCAAAAAGTTACTGGAGACCAGTTCAGAAAATTTATCGGAAAGGTAACGAATTATACAAGTATTGGTGTTCTCATTGGTGCATTTGTTACAGCAGTTGTTCAATCAAGTTCAGCAACATCTGTCATAGCTATCAGTTTAGTTAATGCTGGTGTTCTGTCTTTTAAAAACTCTGTGGGTATTATCTTTGGTTCAAATGTTGGTACGACTATTACAGCACAATTGGTTGCTTTTAAATTAACAGCTTTTGGTCCTGTTTTTATTATATTGAGTTTCTTTTTATCATTAATAAAGACGAAGTACTCTGTATTTGCTAAATCATTATTTTATTTTGGTTTTGTTTTCTTTGCCCTACATCTTATATCTTCAACTCTTGTACCTCTACAAAGTGATGAAAGACTCATCTCATTTTTATCAAAACCTCATAATCCATTCTTAGGAGTTCTGGTTGGTATGATTATAACAGCAGTCGTTCAATCTTCATCTGTTACGACTGGTTTGGCCATCATTCTAACTCAGCAGGGAATCCTATCAGTAGGTAATGCGGTCCCAATTCTAATGGGGGCCAATATCGGAACAACTGTAACGGCCCTTATCTCGATTGTGAATATGGATATCGCTGCAAAGAAAACTGCTTTATCTCACTTCTTATTCAATTTTGGTGGTGTTGTCCTTTTCTTGCCCATCGTTTTTATCTGGGGGGATAAGTTTAAATTATTAGCTGATGATCCGGCCATAGCCTTAGCAAACTTCCATCTCATCTTTAATGTAACAACAACCATCATTTTCATTATTGCTATTGATCCTTTTATCCGTTTTGTTGATAAGGTCCTAGGTGAGGGTAAGATGGATTTTGAACGTTTTGATCTGAGTATGTTCTCTCCTGATAATGACTTTAGTGAAATTGAAAGAAATCTCTATTTAAACGTTCCCAAAACATATGATTTTGTCCAAGAAAATTACAATCTTATTACCTTGAGTATTGAAACAAATTATAAAGGTGTTTTCAATGCGGCCAAGAGAAGAATGGATTATGTCGATTATGTAGAAGATGAGTTAGTCTCCTTCTTCTCAAATTATATTGCTACTTGTACTAGTGAAGAAGAGATTAATTCTATTGTTCGTATAATGTCGATTTATGAATATATCTTTCAAATTCATGACTCCGTAAAAGACTTATCAGACTTAAAAGACTCTATGGATAAGAATTATATTGAATTAAAAAGTGATCTCATTATTATCATTCGCTCACTGGCAACTCGAACTTTAAGTTTTTTTGAAACAATGTCTAATCCCCATTTGGATGAAGAACAAAAGCGAGAGCTAAAAAAAGAAGTAAATGAATTTCAATTTAATATCATTGAATATAATAAGAGGATTCTAAAACTTATGGCCGCACCTGATCGACGTGATGCTAGTGTTATTATGCATATGATAACTTATAGTCAGCGTTTAAAGGATAAACTAGTCCATTATCATAATCTTATTAGTGATCATGCGGTATCAAGCTCTGATATTAACGACTCTTTATCCACCCACTAA
- a CDS encoding universal stress protein has product MSKLMICVDVTNESINSFKGQLKNYDWSRWDEVHFVHGFETQVYADTFYFASYPLESQMDDIEKSVATLLQGLSKELIPSDYKGKVIGKCLFANSSKIALKEYAQENSIDEMIIETRGKHGFSGLFSSSFAEYMVGHAPCRLMILREND; this is encoded by the coding sequence ATGAGTAAATTAATGATTTGTGTCGATGTCACTAATGAATCAATTAATTCTTTTAAAGGACAATTAAAAAATTATGACTGGAGTCGTTGGGATGAAGTTCACTTCGTTCATGGGTTTGAGACACAGGTCTATGCTGATACTTTCTACTTTGCTTCATATCCTTTAGAAAGCCAAATGGATGATATTGAAAAGTCTGTTGCTACTTTACTTCAGGGCCTATCTAAAGAGCTTATACCTTCTGATTATAAGGGGAAAGTTATTGGTAAATGCCTTTTTGCAAACTCTTCTAAAATTGCACTAAAAGAATATGCACAAGAGAATTCAATTGATGAAATGATAATTGAGACTCGAGGTAAGCACGGTTTTAGCGGATTATTTTCAAGCTCATTTGCTGAATATATGGTTGGGCATGCTCCATGTCGATTAATGATACTTAGAGAAAATGACTAA